One window of the Triticum dicoccoides isolate Atlit2015 ecotype Zavitan chromosome 3B, WEW_v2.0, whole genome shotgun sequence genome contains the following:
- the LOC119277972 gene encoding amino acid permease 3-like, translating to MGMADNVVATYYYPPMEVAAAELGQTAGSKLDDDGRNKRTGTMWTASSHIITAVIGSGVLSLGWAIAQLGWVAGPAVMLLFSLVTYFTSSLLADCYRSGDQSTGKRNYTYMDAVNANLSGIKVQICGVLQYANIVGVSIGYTIAASISMLAIKRANCFHGNGHADPCKVSSVPYMIIFGVAQVFFSQIPDFDQISWLSMLAAAMSFTYSSIGLGLGIVQVIANGGVKGSLTGISIGTVTPMQKVWRSTQAFGDIAFAYSYSLILIEIQDTIRAPPPSESTVMKRATMVSVAVTTVFYMLCGCMGYAAFGDAAPGNLLTGFGFYEPFWLLDVANAAIVVHLVGAYQVYCQPLFAFVEKWAAKRWPDSTFVTSEVEVPLFRTYKVNMFRATWRTAFVVATTVVSMMLPFFNDVVGFLGALGFWPLTVYFPVEMYVVQKKVPKWSTQWVCLQMLSLGCLAISLAAAAGSIAGVKSDLKVYHPFKT from the exons ATGGGGATGGCGGACAACGTCGTGGCCACCTACTACTACCCGCCgatggaggtagccgccgccgagcTCGGCCAGACCGCCGGGTCCAAGCTCGACGACGATGGTCGCAACAAGCGCACTG GCACGATGTGGACGGCGAGCTCGCACATCATCACGGCGGTGATCGGCTCCGGGGTGCTGTCGCTGGGCTGGGCCATTGCGCAGCTCGGCTGGGTGGCCGGCCCCGCTGTCATGCTCCTCTTCTCCCTCGTCACCTACTTCACCTCCTCACTGCTCGCCGACTGCTACCGCTCCGGCGACCAGAGCACCGGCAAGCGCAACTACACCTACATGGACGCCGTCAACGCCAACCTCAGCGGCATCAAGGTGCAGATCTGCGGGGTGCTTCAGTATGCTAACATCGTCGGGGTGTCCATCGGCTACACCATCGCCGCCTCAATCAGCATGCTCGCCATCAAGAGGGCTAACTGCTTCCACGGCAACGGCCACGCCGACCCCTGCAAGGTATCCAGCGTGCCCTACATGATCATCTTCGGCGTGGCTCAGGTCTTCTTCTCCCAGATCCCCGACTTCGACCAGATCTCCTGGCTCTCCATGCTCGCCGCAGCCATGTCCTTCACCTACTCCTCCATCGGCCTCGGCCTCGGCATCGTCCAAGTCATAG CAAACGGAGGCGTGAAGGGCAGCCTGACCGGCATCAGCATCGGCACGGTGACGCCGATGCAGAAGGTGTGGCGCAGCACGCAGGCGTTTGGGGACATTGCGTTCGCCTACTCCTACTCGCTCATCCTCATCGAAATCCAGGACACCATCCGGGCGCCGCCACCGTCGGAGTCGACGGTCATGAAGCGCGCCACCATGGTCAGCGTCGCGGTGACCACGGTCTTCTACATGCTCTGCGGCTGCATGGGCTACGCGGCCTTCGGCGACGCCGCGCCGGGGAACCTCCTCACGGGGTTCGGGTTCTACGAGCCATTCTGGCTCCTCGACGTGGCCAATGCCGCCATCGTCGTCCACCTCGTCGGCGCGTACCAGGTGTACTGCCAGCCCCTGTTTGCCTTCGTCGAGAAATGGGCGGCGAAGAGGTGGCCGGATTCCACGTTTGTCACCAGCGAGGTCGAGGTCCCGCTCTTCAGGACGTACAAGGTGAACATGTTCCGGGCGACGTGGCGGACGGCGTTCGTGGTGGCGACGACGGTGGTGTCCATGATGCTGCCCTTCTTCAACGACGTGGTGGGGTTCTTGGGCGCGCTGGGGTTCTGGCCGCTCACCGTCTACTTTCCGGTGGAGATGTACGTGGTCCAGAAGAAGGTGCCCAAGTGGAGCACGCAGTGGGTGTGCCTCCAGATGCTCAGCCTAGGATGCCTCGCCATCTCCCTTGCCGCCGCCGCAGGGTCCATCGCCGGCGTCAAGTCCGACCTCAAGGTGTACCACCCATTCAAGACATAA